In the Magnolia sinica isolate HGM2019 chromosome 15, MsV1, whole genome shotgun sequence genome, one interval contains:
- the LOC131227267 gene encoding glutathione transferase GST 23-like: MGEEVKVFGTFPSPYCYRIEWALKHKGITYEYIEEDLRNKSPLLLEYNPVHKKVPVLLHNGNPVVESLVILEYIDEIWKENPILPEDPYERAMARFWAKFADEKCVVGVRTAFYSQGKEQEQALESLLEVLKTLDAELEGKKFFGGETIGFVDLVAGWIPHWLTVLEEVAGKKLLDAYRFPSLDAWGKNFMEVPVIKENVPPHDKMMTTLLGKRKNMFSSATSK, translated from the exons ATGGGAGAAGAAGTGAAGGTGTTTGGAACATTCCCAAGCCCATACTGTTATAGGATTGAATGGGCACTTAAGCACAAGGGAATCACATACGAATACATCGAAGAAGATCTACGTAACAAAAGTCCACTTCTTTTGGAATACAATCCTGTTCACAAGAAGGTTCCAGTGCTCTTGCACAATGGAAATCCAGTCGTGGAATCGCTCGTCATTCTCGAATACATCGATGAAATATGGAAGGAGAATCCAATATTGCCCGAAGACCCATACGAGCGAGCAATGGCACGGTTTTGGGCGAAGTTCGCCGATGAGAAG TGTGTGGTTGGCGTACGCACTGCTTTCTACTCACAAGGAAAAGAGCAAGAACAAGCATTAGAATCGTTGTTAGAAGTGCTCAAGACCCTCGATGCAGAGCTTGAAGGGAAGAAATTCTTCGGAGGAGAGACGATCGGGTTCGTTGATTTAGTGGCCGGTTGGATCCCACATTGGCTCACTGTGTTAGAGGAAGTGGCGGGCAAGAAGTTACTTGATGCGTATCGATTCCCATCACTCGATGCATGGGGCAAGAATTTCATGGAAGTTCCAGTTATCAAAGAGAATGTCCCACCTCATGATAAGATGATGACCACCTTGCTTGGCAAGAGGAAGAACATGTTTTCATCAGCCACCAGTAAATAA